One part of the Tenacibaculum sp. 190130A14a genome encodes these proteins:
- a CDS encoding CPBP family intramembrane glutamic endopeptidase: protein MKESGLFRKVLAFILILVLVTVTKQVTITYLIELDITSYKTLLIVKTLFNILLTFFSYFMIISNSLEKEAGLSKIKPHKVYLVVFGAAYLIGLNILFSDDIHTNSFVNILVLLIYCISIGYAEELSIRGFVQSSLVKYFNKPHTAIIIASLVFGLLHLIRFDKGIYGELSQVVFATFIGIMFGALLLITKRIYPLIIAHALIDFFAKIDHVGLDFSIQQSTQSSPTNALLTVLLVAPCFIYGMYLIKKQIKPPLVN from the coding sequence ATGAAAGAATCTGGACTATTTAGAAAAGTACTAGCCTTTATACTAATTCTTGTACTTGTAACAGTAACAAAGCAAGTAACTATTACATATTTAATTGAACTTGACATTACATCTTACAAGACACTCCTTATTGTTAAAACGCTATTCAATATTCTGTTGACGTTTTTCTCTTATTTTATGATTATTTCTAATAGTCTTGAAAAAGAAGCTGGGTTATCAAAAATAAAGCCCCATAAGGTATATTTGGTTGTATTTGGCGCCGCCTATTTGATCGGATTAAACATTCTTTTCTCAGATGATATTCACACCAACTCTTTCGTAAACATTCTTGTGCTTCTTATCTATTGTATAAGCATTGGATATGCTGAAGAATTAAGTATTCGAGGATTTGTACAATCGAGTTTAGTAAAATATTTTAACAAACCTCATACTGCTATTATTATAGCTTCTTTAGTTTTCGGACTACTACATTTAATTCGATTTGACAAAGGTATATATGGTGAACTTTCTCAGGTAGTATTTGCAACTTTTATCGGCATCATGTTCGGAGCATTACTTTTAATAACCAAACGTATATATCCGTTAATAATAGCACATGCCTTGATAGACTTTTTTGCAAAAATTGACCATGTTGGCTTAGATTTTAGTATCCAGCAATCAACACAAAGTTCTCCTACCAATGCTTTACTAACTGTGCTATTGGTTGCTCCTTGTTTTATCTACGGAATGTACCTAATAAAAAAACAAATAAAACCCCCGTTAGTGAACTAA
- a CDS encoding YceI family protein — MRILILFLLCTQITFSQKFFTRTGVTAFKASVDAFEPVEAKNNSSTVILDVNSGKIATLLLIKAFRFRVALMQEHFNENYMDSDEFPKATFKGSIHDFNWENINSQKTYKISGILTIKGIEKPIETIGSIQKSNNQIVLKSTFSVSPADFNIKIPSIVRKKIANRIDIDIHYELSEKK, encoded by the coding sequence ATGAGAATCTTAATTCTATTCTTGCTTTGCACTCAAATTACTTTTAGTCAAAAGTTCTTCACCAGGACAGGGGTAACAGCATTCAAAGCATCTGTTGATGCCTTTGAACCTGTTGAAGCAAAAAACAATAGCTCTACAGTAATACTGGACGTTAATAGTGGCAAGATTGCCACACTTTTACTAATAAAAGCCTTCAGGTTTAGAGTTGCTTTAATGCAAGAACATTTCAACGAGAACTACATGGATTCTGATGAGTTTCCAAAAGCAACTTTTAAAGGAAGTATACATGATTTCAATTGGGAAAATATCAATTCTCAAAAAACATATAAAATCAGTGGTATCTTAACTATAAAAGGTATTGAAAAACCTATAGAAACAATTGGATCTATTCAAAAAAGCAACAATCAAATAGTATTAAAATCTACATTTTCTGTTTCACCAGCCGATTTCAATATTAAAATACCCAGTATTGTAAGAAAGAAAATAGCAAATCGTATAGATATTGATATCCATTATGAACTTTCCGAAAAAAAATAA
- the lepA gene encoding translation elongation factor 4: protein MKNIRNFCIIAHIDHGKSTLADRLLDFTGAVTEREKQDQLLDNMDLERERGITIKSHAIQMDYKYNGEDYILNLIDTPGHVDFSYEVSRSIAACEGALLIVDAAQSIQAQTISNLYLALENDLEIIPVLNKVDLPSANPEEVTDDIVDLLGCDPEDVIPASGKTGFGVDKILEAIIERVPAPKGNPDAPLKALIFDSVYNSYRGIETYFRVIDGSIKKNQQIKFMATGKQYGADEVGTLKLEQVVKKEIKTGDVGYLITGIKAAKEVKVGDTITDFANPTTDIIEGFEDVKPMVFAGIYPVDTEDYEELRASMEKLQLNDASLVFQPESSAALGFGFRCGFLGMLHMEIIQERLEREFNMTVITTVPNVSYHAFTKKNPDEIIIVNNPSDLPDPSKLDRVEEPFIKASIITKADFVGQVMSLCIEKRGQIVNQTYLTPERVELIFDMPLAEIVFDFYDRLKTVSKGYASFDYHPIGMQKSKLVRVDMLLNGQSVDALSALLHDSNAYSIGKRICEKLKELIPRQQFDIPIQAAIGAKIIARETVKALRKDVTAKCYGGDISRKRKLLEKQKKGKKRMRQVGNVEIPQQAFMAVLKLND from the coding sequence ATGAAGAATATTAGAAATTTTTGCATTATTGCACATATTGATCATGGTAAAAGTACTTTAGCAGATAGGTTGTTAGATTTTACTGGAGCTGTAACGGAAAGAGAGAAGCAAGATCAGTTGTTAGATAATATGGATTTGGAGCGTGAGCGTGGAATTACCATTAAATCGCATGCTATTCAAATGGATTATAAATATAACGGAGAAGATTATATTTTGAATTTAATTGATACTCCTGGACACGTAGATTTTTCTTATGAGGTTTCTCGTTCTATCGCTGCTTGTGAAGGTGCTCTATTAATTGTAGATGCCGCACAGAGTATTCAAGCGCAAACAATTTCTAATTTATACTTGGCATTAGAAAATGACTTGGAAATTATTCCAGTACTAAATAAAGTAGACTTACCATCAGCAAACCCAGAAGAAGTAACGGATGATATTGTTGATTTGTTAGGCTGTGATCCTGAGGATGTTATTCCTGCAAGTGGAAAAACAGGTTTTGGAGTAGATAAAATCTTAGAAGCAATCATTGAAAGAGTGCCTGCTCCAAAAGGAAATCCAGACGCTCCATTAAAAGCTTTGATTTTTGATAGTGTTTATAACTCTTATAGAGGAATTGAAACTTACTTTAGAGTAATTGACGGTTCTATTAAAAAGAATCAACAAATTAAGTTTATGGCTACTGGAAAACAGTATGGAGCTGACGAGGTAGGTACACTTAAATTAGAGCAAGTAGTTAAAAAGGAAATTAAGACGGGTGATGTAGGATATTTAATTACGGGTATTAAAGCTGCAAAAGAAGTAAAAGTAGGAGATACGATTACTGATTTTGCAAACCCTACTACAGATATAATTGAAGGATTTGAGGATGTAAAACCAATGGTGTTTGCTGGGATCTATCCGGTAGATACAGAAGATTATGAAGAACTTCGTGCTTCTATGGAGAAGTTACAACTGAATGATGCTTCTTTAGTTTTTCAACCGGAAAGTTCTGCTGCTCTAGGTTTTGGTTTCCGATGTGGATTCTTAGGAATGTTACATATGGAAATTATTCAAGAGCGTTTAGAGCGTGAGTTTAACATGACTGTTATTACTACGGTTCCTAACGTAAGTTATCATGCATTTACAAAGAAGAATCCAGATGAGATCATTATTGTTAATAATCCATCAGATTTACCAGACCCATCTAAGTTAGATAGAGTAGAAGAACCATTTATCAAAGCATCAATTATTACAAAAGCTGATTTTGTTGGTCAAGTAATGTCATTATGTATTGAGAAACGTGGTCAAATAGTAAATCAAACGTATTTAACACCAGAACGTGTTGAGTTGATTTTTGATATGCCATTGGCAGAAATAGTTTTCGATTTTTATGATCGTTTAAAAACGGTTTCAAAAGGATATGCCTCTTTTGATTATCATCCAATTGGAATGCAGAAATCAAAATTAGTGCGTGTAGATATGTTATTAAACGGACAATCAGTAGACGCTCTTTCTGCGTTATTACATGATAGTAATGCTTATTCAATAGGAAAGCGTATTTGTGAGAAGTTGAAAGAATTGATTCCGCGTCAGCAATTTGATATTCCGATTCAGGCGGCTATCGGAGCTAAAATTATAGCTCGTGAAACAGTAAAAGCTTTACGTAAAGATGTAACAGCAAAATGTTATGGAGGGGATATTTCTCGTAAGCGTAAACTTTTAGAAAAGCAGAAAAAAGGTAAGAAACGTATGCGACAAGTTGGAAATGTTGAAATTCCACAGCAAGCGTTCATGGCAGTTTTAAAACTGAATGATTAA
- a CDS encoding DUF5777 family beta-barrel protein, whose product MIKQRLLTLLLLFLVNYSFSQDDLLNELQQEVNKDLTYELPAFKAMQVGNLQSTKIASKGDFYLIVAHRFGPFSQGIDEFFGLDGANTKIQLVYSFWDGIQFGLSRDSFEKTYSGTAKISIKKQGKDFPLNIVGYGAVDIETASKTAIFPAIDFKDRVSITTQILASRRVSKNLSLIVAPTFVRQNNLQQFQQTGDNNLNQFLIGLGGRLKISKRMSINADYALNLNRHKNSIYKNPFTVGLDIETGGHVFQLVFTNAAGSNDSGFLTRTQGTWFNDVAFGFNIVRVF is encoded by the coding sequence ATGATTAAACAACGACTATTAACTCTACTATTGCTTTTCTTAGTAAACTACTCTTTTTCTCAAGATGATTTACTAAATGAATTGCAACAAGAAGTCAACAAAGATTTGACTTATGAACTACCTGCTTTTAAAGCGATGCAAGTAGGAAATTTACAATCTACAAAAATAGCCAGCAAAGGTGATTTTTATCTAATTGTTGCTCATAGGTTTGGCCCTTTCTCACAAGGAATTGATGAATTTTTTGGATTAGATGGAGCTAATACAAAAATTCAACTTGTATATAGTTTTTGGGATGGAATCCAATTTGGATTAAGCAGGGATTCCTTTGAAAAAACCTATTCGGGTACCGCCAAAATTAGTATTAAAAAACAAGGTAAAGACTTTCCTTTAAACATTGTTGGTTACGGTGCTGTAGATATAGAAACCGCTTCAAAAACGGCTATTTTCCCAGCTATAGATTTTAAAGATCGTGTGAGTATTACCACACAAATTTTAGCTTCAAGGAGAGTGAGTAAAAATTTATCTCTTATAGTTGCTCCGACCTTTGTTCGTCAAAATAACCTTCAGCAATTTCAACAAACAGGCGACAATAATTTAAATCAGTTTCTTATTGGATTAGGTGGACGATTAAAAATTAGCAAAAGAATGAGTATTAATGCGGATTATGCTCTCAACTTAAATCGCCATAAAAACTCGATCTATAAAAATCCTTTTACTGTTGGACTGGATATTGAAACTGGCGGCCATGTGTTTCAATTAGTCTTTACCAATGCTGCTGGAAGCAACGATTCAGGCTTCTTAACAAGAACACAAGGAACTTGGTTTAATGATGTGGCATTTGGATTTAATATTGTTAGAGTATTCTAA
- a CDS encoding sensor histidine kinase has protein sequence MNTKLDKSDWITIIIVYSVTVIINSIDYYREENMLKEYLIDFSSSIILSLLAVMLFMYWLIPNYLVHRQKYFQFTFYGLSILFITGYIDKVTNYWSGEGNWAKFPTGIDLFISSVFRLLDSIGLLLGVLLTKKFYEGQSQFLKIEKQQKENELKLLRSQIDPHFLFNNLNTLDSLIDTDSKKAKEYINRLSLIYRYLIRTKDAEVMELSEELQFAENYIFLIETRFGNDYKFSIEKDVDTIDKFIPTGALQALLENVVKHNKASEKSVQTKITINNDWLTVNNTKSNNPNTESLGTGLQNLQTRYQLLSDKKVDIKNANQRFIVSIPIIKLSQEN, from the coding sequence ATGAATACTAAGCTTGACAAATCAGATTGGATTACTATTATAATTGTTTACTCAGTAACAGTTATCATCAACTCTATTGATTATTATAGAGAAGAAAATATGTTAAAGGAATATTTAATAGATTTTTCTAGTTCAATCATTCTATCCTTACTTGCCGTAATGCTTTTTATGTATTGGTTAATTCCAAATTACCTTGTACATAGACAAAAGTATTTTCAATTTACCTTTTACGGACTTTCTATTCTTTTTATTACTGGATATATCGATAAAGTTACCAACTACTGGAGTGGTGAAGGTAATTGGGCTAAATTTCCTACAGGAATAGATCTTTTTATATCTTCAGTTTTTAGATTATTAGATAGTATTGGATTGTTATTAGGAGTACTCTTAACGAAAAAATTCTATGAAGGCCAATCTCAATTTTTAAAAATTGAAAAACAACAAAAAGAAAATGAATTAAAACTGTTGCGTTCACAAATAGACCCTCATTTTTTATTCAACAATCTAAATACTTTAGATAGTTTAATTGATACGGACTCAAAAAAAGCCAAAGAATATATTAACAGATTATCTTTAATATACCGCTACTTAATTCGAACTAAAGATGCAGAAGTTATGGAGCTATCTGAAGAACTTCAATTCGCTGAAAATTACATTTTCTTAATAGAAACTCGTTTTGGGAATGATTATAAATTCTCTATTGAAAAAGATGTAGATACAATCGATAAGTTCATACCAACTGGAGCCTTACAAGCGCTTTTAGAAAATGTGGTGAAACACAATAAAGCAAGTGAAAAATCTGTACAAACTAAAATTACAATTAACAACGATTGGCTTACGGTAAATAATACAAAATCAAACAACCCAAACACCGAAAGTTTAGGTACCGGATTGCAGAACTTACAAACACGCTATCAATTATTATCCGACAAAAAAGTAGATATTAAAAATGCGAATCAACGTTTTATTGTTTCTATTCCAATAATTAAATTAAGTCAAGAAAACTAG
- the dusB gene encoding tRNA dihydrouridine synthase DusB translates to MVKIDNIELPDFPLLLAPMEDVSDPPFRALCKENGADVVYTEFISSEGLIRDAAKSVIKLDIYEKERPVGIQIFGANIDSMLRSVEIVEKTNPDIIDINFGCPVKKVVSKGAGAGILKDIDLMVKLTEAMVKHTKLPITVKTRLGWDHDSIRIVEVAERLQDVGCKAISIHGRTRAQMYKGSADWGPIAEVKNNPRMHIPVFGNGDVDSPEKAMEMRDKYGLDGAMIGRASIGYPWIFNEIKHFFETGEYLEKPTIAERVNVARRHLEMSIDWKGEHLGVVETRRHYTNYFKGIPHFKEYRTKLVTSDDPKDVFDTLNMIEAKFGNSLIPEIK, encoded by the coding sequence ATGGTAAAGATTGATAATATAGAACTTCCTGATTTCCCGCTATTATTAGCGCCAATGGAAGATGTAAGTGACCCTCCGTTTAGAGCTTTATGTAAAGAGAATGGGGCAGATGTTGTATATACTGAATTTATTTCTTCTGAAGGTTTAATTCGAGATGCAGCTAAAAGTGTTATTAAATTAGATATTTACGAAAAAGAACGTCCTGTTGGAATTCAAATTTTTGGAGCCAATATAGACTCTATGTTACGTTCTGTAGAAATCGTAGAGAAAACAAATCCAGACATTATTGACATTAACTTTGGATGCCCTGTTAAAAAAGTGGTTTCAAAAGGAGCAGGTGCTGGAATCTTAAAAGATATTGATTTAATGGTGAAACTTACCGAAGCTATGGTAAAACACACCAAACTACCAATTACAGTAAAGACTCGTTTAGGTTGGGATCATGACTCTATTAGAATTGTTGAAGTAGCAGAACGCTTGCAAGATGTAGGATGTAAAGCTATTTCTATTCATGGTCGTACAAGAGCGCAAATGTATAAAGGCAGTGCTGATTGGGGACCAATTGCTGAAGTAAAGAACAATCCTCGTATGCATATTCCCGTTTTTGGAAATGGTGATGTAGACTCACCCGAAAAAGCCATGGAAATGCGAGACAAGTATGGATTAGATGGGGCTATGATTGGAAGAGCCTCTATTGGATACCCTTGGATCTTTAATGAAATAAAACACTTTTTCGAAACAGGTGAGTATTTAGAAAAACCGACTATTGCAGAACGTGTAAATGTAGCGCGTCGTCATTTAGAAATGTCTATTGACTGGAAAGGTGAGCATTTAGGTGTTGTTGAAACAAGAAGACATTATACCAATTATTTTAAAGGGATTCCGCATTTTAAAGAGTACAGAACAAAATTAGTTACCTCTGATGATCCTAAAGATGTTTTTGATACTTTAAACATGATTGAAGCTAAATTTGGAAATTCATTAATTCCAGAAATAAAATAA
- a CDS encoding Bax inhibitor-1 family protein codes for MLVADSSQLERVAFYKKTYAHVAGGVLLFVIFEFLLFQSNAIVEFALSMIDGYKWLLLLGGFMLVTNYAESTALKTTDKNLQYMAYAGYIFAEAFIFIPLIYIAIAYTQSFDILQQAAIVTLTLFAGLSAVVLITKKDFSFLRAALTIGFFIAIGLLVAGTLFGFNLGLWFSVGMCVLAGGSILYQTSNLIHKFTTEDYIPAALGLFASLMLLFWYVLQIFLSRD; via the coding sequence GTGCTAGTAGCAGATAGTTCGCAGCTAGAAAGAGTAGCTTTTTACAAGAAAACATATGCACATGTTGCTGGAGGTGTATTATTGTTTGTCATTTTTGAATTCTTATTGTTTCAAAGCAATGCAATTGTAGAATTTGCTTTATCTATGATAGATGGCTATAAATGGCTGTTATTACTTGGAGGTTTTATGTTAGTTACAAACTATGCAGAAAGTACCGCCTTAAAAACAACAGATAAAAACTTACAGTATATGGCGTATGCAGGGTATATCTTTGCTGAAGCCTTTATATTTATTCCTTTAATTTATATAGCAATAGCTTATACCCAAAGCTTTGATATCTTGCAACAAGCAGCTATTGTAACATTAACTTTATTTGCAGGTTTGTCGGCAGTAGTTTTAATAACGAAAAAAGATTTTTCTTTTTTAAGAGCAGCGTTAACTATTGGTTTTTTTATAGCGATAGGTTTGTTGGTTGCTGGAACTTTATTTGGGTTTAATTTAGGGCTTTGGTTTTCAGTTGGAATGTGTGTGTTAGCTGGAGGTTCAATATTATATCAAACATCTAACCTAATTCATAAATTTACTACAGAAGATTACATACCGGCAGCATTGGGATTATTTGCTTCTTTAATGTTATTGTTTTGGTATGTTTTACAGATATTTTTAAGTAGAGATTAA
- a CDS encoding LytTR family DNA-binding domain-containing protein, translating into MYILILEDEIPAYQKLINYLTSSFGENFSHDVARSNAEGKTLLLKNSYDFILSDIQLLDGISFDLFDEVSIDVPIIFCSAHDEYLFKAFNTNGIAYILKPYSKSDFNKAIEKYESLFKQGNYKKLNANTLSNLKSALQEENTSYKKRFVIKKTKGIQLLNVGDISLIEAAGDFCIATDAKGKRHTISQTLSSIFSQLNPARFFKINRSEIISIDYIETIESHFKNRLLITLKGVNEKPMTSSSTTADFRKWLEQ; encoded by the coding sequence ATGTACATCCTAATTTTAGAAGACGAAATACCTGCATATCAAAAGTTAATCAATTATTTGACAAGTTCATTTGGAGAAAACTTTTCTCACGACGTTGCTCGATCTAATGCAGAAGGAAAAACACTTTTACTAAAGAATAGTTACGATTTTATTTTATCTGACATTCAATTACTCGACGGAATTTCTTTTGATTTGTTTGACGAAGTTTCTATCGATGTTCCAATTATCTTCTGTTCTGCACATGACGAATATTTATTTAAAGCTTTTAACACCAACGGAATTGCCTATATCTTAAAACCTTATTCAAAATCTGATTTTAATAAAGCAATAGAAAAATATGAATCTTTATTTAAACAAGGAAACTATAAAAAACTCAACGCAAACACCCTATCCAATTTAAAGTCTGCATTGCAGGAAGAAAACACTTCTTATAAAAAACGTTTTGTTATCAAAAAAACTAAAGGAATCCAACTGCTAAATGTTGGAGACATTAGTTTAATCGAAGCAGCTGGTGATTTTTGTATTGCTACAGATGCAAAAGGTAAACGACACACTATTTCACAGACCTTAAGTAGTATTTTTAGTCAGTTAAATCCAGCACGTTTTTTCAAGATTAATAGAAGTGAAATAATAAGTATAGACTACATTGAAACTATTGAAAGTCATTTTAAAAACAGGCTTTTAATTACACTTAAAGGAGTTAACGAAAAACCTATGACAAGTTCATCTACAACAGCTGATTTTAGAAAATGGTTAGAACAATAA
- a CDS encoding ABC transporter permease encodes MNFPLYIAKRYLFTKNSTNAINIITFIAMFGVVVGTLALFVILSGFSGLRTLSDSLLEASDPDIKIFTKEGKKFEYTDRIKKILEGEEVAAASGVVEERVFIRYKDKQEIAQIKGVDTYYNEVVAIDSSLTVGNWLDTDYVNTAVIGYGLAYKLSVSIYSFGEGLQVFVPKPGKGFVNPASAFRSKTVQLTGVYSGSEEFQNKYIFTNLNLAQELLQYNSSQVSAVEVKLKDAEMGEAFRTKLQKELGDTFLVKTRAELNALYYKVVNTENFISYLIFTLVIIIALFNVIGSIIMMIIDKKHNLKTLVNLGASLQEVKRIFVFQGFLLTLIGMGIGLLIGIVAVLFQQTYGWFKITATLPYPVEFRWVNLLVVVITISTLGYSAAKIASARINMSFLK; translated from the coding sequence TTGAACTTTCCTTTATACATAGCCAAAAGATACCTGTTTACAAAAAACAGTACCAATGCTATCAATATAATCACCTTCATAGCCATGTTTGGTGTAGTAGTGGGTACCTTGGCCTTATTTGTTATTTTGTCGGGATTTTCAGGACTAAGAACATTAAGCGATTCTCTATTAGAAGCTTCCGATCCAGATATCAAAATTTTTACGAAAGAAGGAAAAAAGTTTGAGTATACCGACCGTATCAAAAAGATTTTAGAAGGAGAAGAAGTCGCTGCCGCTTCAGGGGTAGTGGAGGAGCGTGTTTTTATTCGATACAAAGACAAGCAAGAGATTGCTCAAATAAAAGGAGTAGATACATATTATAACGAAGTTGTAGCTATTGATTCGTCTTTAACTGTAGGAAATTGGTTAGATACCGATTATGTAAACACAGCGGTTATTGGTTATGGACTTGCTTATAAACTTTCGGTTAGTATTTACAGTTTTGGAGAAGGATTACAAGTGTTTGTTCCGAAACCAGGAAAGGGATTTGTAAATCCAGCAAGTGCATTTAGATCTAAAACTGTACAATTAACAGGAGTATATTCTGGCTCAGAGGAGTTTCAAAACAAATACATTTTTACCAATTTAAATTTAGCACAAGAATTGCTGCAGTACAATAGTTCTCAAGTTTCTGCTGTAGAAGTAAAGTTAAAAGATGCAGAAATGGGTGAAGCTTTTAGAACGAAACTACAGAAAGAATTAGGAGACACTTTTCTAGTAAAAACTCGAGCGGAACTAAATGCTTTATATTATAAAGTTGTAAATACAGAAAATTTCATTTCGTATTTAATATTCACCTTAGTAATTATCATTGCTCTTTTCAATGTAATTGGTTCTATTATTATGATGATAATAGATAAAAAACATAACCTCAAAACACTTGTGAATCTAGGAGCAAGTCTACAAGAAGTAAAACGAATTTTTGTGTTTCAAGGCTTTTTACTAACGCTTATAGGGATGGGAATTGGTTTGTTGATTGGAATTGTAGCGGTATTATTCCAACAAACCTATGGGTGGTTTAAAATTACTGCAACACTGCCTTATCCTGTTGAGTTTAGATGGGTGAACTTATTGGTTGTGGTAATTACAATTAGTACATTGGGTTACTCTGCAGCAAAGATTGCCAGTGCAAGAATTAATATGTCTTTTTTAAAATAA